The following are from one region of the Planctomonas sp. JC2975 genome:
- a CDS encoding MarR family winged helix-turn-helix transcriptional regulator, giving the protein MREETLAVGLLLRQSHRWAAQMLDTALAPLHIGGPHFGVLLLLDRDGSSTHRELIALTGRDKANMARTIADLDALGAIARTVDTADRRVVHVSLTPAGQTLYAEAQKLLDPVSREFERRLGTDGIAQLTALLQRLLPPSPL; this is encoded by the coding sequence ATGCGCGAAGAGACACTGGCCGTCGGCCTGCTGTTGAGGCAATCGCACCGGTGGGCAGCGCAGATGCTCGACACCGCGCTCGCGCCTCTGCACATCGGCGGCCCGCACTTCGGCGTGCTGCTCCTGCTCGATCGGGACGGCAGTTCGACCCACAGGGAGCTCATCGCGCTCACCGGCCGCGACAAGGCCAACATGGCGCGCACCATTGCGGATCTGGATGCTCTCGGCGCGATCGCCCGCACCGTCGACACCGCGGATCGCCGGGTGGTGCACGTCAGTCTGACTCCAGCGGGGCAGACGCTCTACGCCGAGGCGCAGAAGCTACTGGACCCGGTCAGCCGCGAGTTCGAACGCCGCCTCGGAACGGATGGGATCGCGCAGCTCACCGCGCTGCTCCAGCGCCTGCTCCCTCCGTCCCCGCTCTGA
- a CDS encoding phospholipase gives MTFSNRISPGSIRHSFQNFTAKAVKNKRGLTVAAAAVVAVSAVVTPVVVSNAYAEPAKQAAGPLSEVVKGSPIAPMALQHTAAQDSFDALAVAQITEQQVQGRADVTQLDSAIAALKSNYSSDSTTLHKLTVAADNAVTTANKAAVEHDAAVAAAQKAAAEAAAKAAAEAAAAAAALAQVNTPDGARSYAQSTMASSYGWGGDQFSCLNSLWNRESGWNYQAYNPSGATGIPQALPGSKMASVGTDWATDAATQIKWGLGYIAGSYGTPCGAWSHSQSYNWY, from the coding sequence GTGACCTTCTCCAACCGTATTTCCCCCGGCTCCATCAGACACTCCTTCCAGAACTTCACCGCCAAGGCCGTCAAGAACAAGCGTGGCCTGACCGTCGCTGCAGCCGCCGTCGTCGCGGTCTCCGCGGTCGTGACCCCCGTCGTCGTCTCGAACGCTTACGCCGAGCCCGCCAAGCAGGCAGCCGGCCCTCTCTCCGAGGTGGTCAAGGGTTCTCCCATCGCCCCGATGGCCCTGCAGCACACCGCGGCGCAGGACTCGTTCGACGCGCTCGCCGTCGCTCAGATCACCGAGCAGCAGGTGCAGGGTCGTGCCGACGTCACTCAGCTCGACAGTGCCATCGCAGCGCTCAAGAGCAACTACTCGTCCGACTCGACCACGCTGCACAAGCTCACCGTCGCGGCGGACAACGCCGTGACCACTGCCAACAAGGCTGCCGTCGAGCACGACGCAGCCGTCGCCGCAGCGCAGAAGGCGGCCGCAGAGGCAGCCGCCAAGGCCGCAGCCGAGGCTGCTGCCGCCGCTGCCGCGCTGGCTCAGGTCAACACGCCCGATGGCGCCCGTTCCTACGCGCAGTCCACCATGGCCTCGAGCTACGGCTGGGGCGGCGACCAGTTCTCCTGCCTGAACAGCCTGTGGAACCGCGAGTCCGGCTGGAACTACCAGGCCTACAACCCGAGTGGCGCGACGGGCATCCCGCAGGCGCTCCCCGGCTCGAAGATGGCCAGCGTGGGCACTGACTGGGCCACCGACGCTGCGACCCAGATCAAGTGGGGCCTCGGCTACATCGCCGGATCGTACGGCACTCCCTGCGGTGCCTGGTCGCACTCGCAGTCGTACAACTGGTATTGA
- a CDS encoding ionic transporter y4hA, whose protein sequence is MRTIGRWVPLAVPVIAAITLVLAWGSKPGVGLAILLAVILIAVILVAVHHAEVIAHRVGEPFGSLILAVAVTIIEVGLIVTLSAGGDEHAATLARDTVFSAFMITTTGLIGLSILVGAFKFGTVRFNSEGSGAALATVSTLAVLCLVLPDFTEASGPRFSPTQLTFAAIASLALYVLFVITQTISHRKFFLPVNVIDDADEEEDEHGEPPSLRATLVSLVLLLVSLVAVVGLAKLESPSIEGGVVALGLPESVVGVIIALVILLPESISAVRAAQRNHIQTSLNLGLGSAMASIGLTIPAVAVASIWMPQQLVLGLGSTQIVLLALSIVVTILTIVPGRATKLQGGVHLVIFAAFLFLSVSP, encoded by the coding sequence ATGCGGACGATCGGCAGGTGGGTGCCCCTCGCGGTCCCGGTCATCGCTGCGATCACCCTGGTGCTCGCCTGGGGATCGAAGCCCGGGGTGGGGCTCGCGATACTGCTCGCGGTCATCCTGATCGCCGTCATCCTGGTGGCGGTGCATCACGCAGAGGTGATCGCCCACCGGGTCGGTGAGCCGTTCGGATCCCTCATCCTCGCCGTGGCCGTCACCATCATCGAGGTCGGCCTCATCGTCACGCTCTCTGCGGGCGGAGACGAGCACGCCGCGACGCTGGCCAGAGACACGGTGTTCTCGGCGTTCATGATCACGACGACGGGACTCATTGGGCTCTCGATCCTGGTCGGAGCGTTCAAGTTCGGCACGGTGCGGTTCAATTCGGAGGGATCGGGCGCCGCGCTCGCCACTGTCTCGACGCTGGCCGTGCTGTGCCTGGTGCTGCCGGACTTCACCGAGGCGTCAGGTCCGCGGTTCTCGCCGACTCAGCTGACGTTCGCCGCAATCGCCTCTCTCGCGCTGTACGTGCTGTTCGTCATCACGCAGACGATCTCGCACCGCAAATTCTTCCTGCCCGTCAACGTCATCGACGATGCGGACGAGGAGGAGGACGAGCACGGCGAACCGCCCTCGCTGCGCGCCACGCTTGTCAGCCTCGTGCTCCTGCTCGTCTCGCTCGTCGCCGTCGTGGGGCTGGCGAAGCTGGAGTCGCCGTCGATCGAGGGCGGCGTGGTCGCGCTCGGGTTGCCGGAATCCGTGGTCGGCGTGATCATCGCGCTCGTCATCCTGCTGCCGGAGAGCATCTCGGCCGTGCGGGCGGCCCAGCGCAACCACATTCAGACGAGCCTCAACCTCGGACTCGGATCAGCGATGGCGAGCATCGGGCTCACCATCCCCGCTGTCGCCGTCGCCTCGATCTGGATGCCGCAGCAACTGGTCCTCGGCCTCGGGAGCACCCAGATCGTTCTGCTCGCGCTCTCCATCGTGGTGACGATCCTCACCATCGTCCCTGGACGGGCCACGAAGCTGCAGGGCGGAGTGCACCTCGTGATCTTCGCGGCATTCCTGTTCCTGTCCGTCTCGCCGTAG
- a CDS encoding PD40 domain-containing protein gives MALRSWRSLASGQVSRLVVFDVATGDRTLVYESGDAVFEAPNWVVSPHWGDDEWLVVNQDGLMYRLPVDGLPDGTSPILVPTGDIDSSNNDHVVSPDGHHLYISAEDKHIHEVSLADGTARRVTHDHDQPFNHYLHGISPDGRTLSYIGLEPLGPNPGPGTPALTNVFTIGIDGADDTQLTFSDKPHDGAELDPSGEWIYFNSERASDRPGHAQLFRCRPDGSDIRQLTFDERVNWFPHVAPGGRDLVYVSYPAGVLGHPADEEVLLRRIDPEGGAPTDLVALHGGQGTMNVASWSPDGTRFAYVEYPA, from the coding sequence ATGGCACTGCGCAGCTGGCGCTCCCTCGCATCCGGCCAGGTCAGCCGACTCGTCGTCTTCGACGTCGCAACGGGCGACCGCACGCTCGTGTACGAAAGTGGCGACGCCGTCTTCGAGGCCCCGAACTGGGTGGTCTCGCCGCACTGGGGCGACGACGAATGGCTGGTGGTCAACCAGGACGGCCTCATGTACCGGCTGCCGGTAGACGGCCTCCCCGACGGCACCTCGCCGATCCTGGTGCCCACAGGAGACATCGACAGCTCGAACAACGATCACGTCGTGTCACCGGACGGCCACCACCTCTACATCTCGGCCGAGGACAAGCACATCCACGAGGTGTCGCTGGCCGACGGCACGGCTCGCCGGGTCACCCACGATCACGATCAGCCGTTCAACCACTACCTGCACGGCATCTCGCCCGACGGCCGCACGCTCTCCTACATCGGCCTCGAGCCGCTCGGCCCGAATCCCGGTCCAGGCACGCCAGCTCTCACGAACGTGTTCACGATCGGGATCGACGGAGCGGATGACACGCAGCTCACCTTCTCGGACAAGCCGCACGATGGGGCGGAGCTCGATCCGAGCGGCGAGTGGATCTACTTCAACTCCGAGCGCGCATCGGATCGCCCGGGGCACGCGCAACTCTTCCGCTGCCGGCCGGATGGATCCGACATCCGTCAGCTGACGTTCGACGAGCGCGTGAACTGGTTCCCGCACGTTGCGCCCGGCGGGCGCGATCTCGTGTACGTGAGCTACCCGGCCGGCGTGCTCGGGCATCCGGCAGACGAAGAGGTGCTGCTGCGCCGCATCGACCCCGAGGGCGGCGCGCCGACGGACCTGGTCGCGCTGCACGGCGGGCAAGGCACCATGAACGTCGCGAGCTGGTCACCGGACGGCACCCGTTTCGCCTACGTGGAGTACCCGGCCTGA
- a CDS encoding DUF6421 family protein translates to MKSVTTDPSWLRLKAAATSIQADQVKDGSIPDASRHADARAEVDTIVQSIVDLTPLFPHDADYLATLRRDFGRWADDSFGVPDFYDSLVAFQPQQHRVDGLRHLVVFPMYTQNGSADRHVEALIVETIWPEFVAELERTDYGNKLFLSLRLIDFTSGYDTNSAVLFPETVAMRELPTFTWGAIFQDREAARYRVVVRAASDITKLELPEDAARLLDDQSLIEQTFVMWDIIHDRTHMRGDLPFDPFMIKQRMPYFLYSLEELRCDLTAYREAFRLEQTLGALPCEELSVEQSSILEHAKLVRYAILFDRIFRFPITGSRVRNYDGLGGQLLFAWLHQHHVLDWTDTRLSIDWDAVGDAVIALSDAINELYWRSIDRPKTAHWLAAYELVSSVLAPNPASVWAKGLPDEVLAGAPKGYTDAVLDDEFPLSMFYEALNKKMGDTIESTKGITAATS, encoded by the coding sequence CTGAAGTCCGTGACGACGGACCCTTCGTGGCTCAGGCTGAAGGCGGCGGCCACGAGCATCCAGGCCGACCAGGTGAAGGACGGCTCGATTCCCGACGCCTCCCGTCACGCGGATGCCCGCGCCGAGGTCGACACCATCGTGCAGTCCATCGTCGACCTGACGCCACTCTTCCCGCACGACGCCGACTACCTCGCTACGCTGCGGCGCGACTTCGGTCGCTGGGCGGATGACTCCTTCGGCGTTCCGGACTTCTACGACTCGCTGGTGGCATTCCAGCCCCAGCAGCACCGCGTGGACGGCCTGCGTCACCTGGTCGTGTTCCCGATGTACACGCAGAACGGATCGGCGGATCGCCACGTCGAGGCCTTGATCGTCGAGACGATCTGGCCGGAGTTCGTGGCCGAGCTGGAGCGCACCGACTACGGCAACAAACTGTTCCTTTCGTTGCGGCTCATCGACTTCACGTCCGGATACGACACCAACTCGGCCGTGCTCTTCCCGGAGACCGTCGCCATGCGCGAGCTGCCCACCTTCACGTGGGGCGCGATCTTCCAAGACCGCGAGGCAGCACGGTACCGCGTGGTGGTGCGCGCGGCATCCGACATCACGAAGCTCGAGCTGCCGGAGGACGCCGCCCGGCTGCTCGACGATCAGAGCCTCATCGAGCAGACGTTCGTGATGTGGGACATCATCCATGACCGCACGCACATGCGCGGCGATCTTCCGTTCGACCCGTTCATGATCAAGCAGCGCATGCCGTACTTCCTCTACTCGCTGGAGGAGCTGCGCTGCGACCTCACCGCATACCGCGAGGCGTTCCGGCTGGAGCAGACGCTCGGCGCTCTGCCGTGCGAGGAGCTCTCGGTCGAGCAGTCGAGCATCCTCGAGCACGCGAAGCTCGTGCGGTACGCGATCCTGTTCGACCGCATCTTCCGGTTCCCGATCACGGGCAGCCGGGTGCGGAACTACGACGGCCTCGGCGGTCAGCTGCTCTTCGCATGGCTGCACCAGCACCACGTGCTCGACTGGACCGACACCCGTCTCTCCATCGACTGGGATGCCGTCGGCGACGCCGTCATCGCCCTCTCGGACGCCATCAACGAGTTGTACTGGCGCTCGATCGACCGCCCCAAGACAGCGCACTGGCTGGCCGCCTACGAACTCGTCAGCAGCGTGCTCGCGCCGAACCCGGCATCCGTCTGGGCGAAGGGTCTCCCGGATGAGGTCCTCGCCGGCGCTCCGAAGGGCTACACGGATGCCGTCCTCGATGACGAGTTCCCGCTCTCGATGTTCTACGAGGCGCTGAACAAGAAGATGGGCGACACGATCGAGTCGACCAAGGGGATCACGGCCGCGACGTCCTGA
- a CDS encoding VOC family protein, whose amino-acid sequence MNIHSITIETNPEAVEAAESFYCDALRLGDSVGVRASTQPTTGFRGFAPSLIFVQPGDVDAAVERALASGAQVLKPVEKSLWGYGGSFRAPDGTAWQIASANKTATGPAGGEVERLVLLLGVDGVKASKHFYQEHGLKATKNFPAYVEFDSGAVKLALYKRAALAKQVGVDPEGTGAHRLAVVADGTFTDPDGYAWVTAESTVAAG is encoded by the coding sequence ATGAACATTCACAGCATCACCATCGAAACGAATCCTGAGGCCGTCGAGGCGGCCGAATCCTTCTACTGCGACGCGCTTCGCCTGGGTGACAGCGTCGGCGTACGCGCATCCACCCAGCCCACTACAGGCTTCCGCGGCTTCGCGCCGTCCCTGATCTTCGTGCAGCCGGGCGACGTCGACGCGGCAGTTGAACGGGCGCTGGCGAGCGGCGCGCAGGTCCTGAAGCCCGTCGAGAAGAGCCTCTGGGGATACGGCGGCTCGTTCCGTGCACCCGATGGAACCGCATGGCAGATCGCCAGCGCGAACAAGACCGCCACCGGGCCGGCCGGCGGAGAGGTCGAGCGGCTCGTCCTGCTGCTCGGCGTCGACGGCGTCAAGGCCAGCAAGCACTTCTACCAGGAGCACGGCCTGAAGGCGACCAAGAACTTCCCCGCTTACGTCGAATTCGACTCCGGGGCCGTCAAGCTCGCCCTCTACAAGCGCGCCGCGCTCGCCAAGCAGGTCGGCGTCGATCCGGAAGGCACCGGCGCGCACCGCCTCGCGGTAGTCGCGGACGGGACGTTCACCGATCCGGACGGATACGCCTGGGTCACCGCCGAGTCCACGGTCGCCGCCGGATAG
- a CDS encoding ABC transporter permease → MTDAISRRPPAGLAMRSLLRADAIVLLHSRVATVLALVLPVVILVATSFGKNSGQRLGGPALVIGLALTLGLLTSCLLGYSLTLAHDREVGVLQRLRVTPTATWMIMTSRISVQVVTNLIASIVVVIVGVILHGLTPSFVQYLLTIVVAALGAAVFLAIGQALVGLVSSSGAVNAIGRILFIVLVLLGILGGTGVLGDVVKTISQWSPVGALMTLFSDVIGTTSWTGQDTNALLACLGYIVVFTFIGVRWFRWETH, encoded by the coding sequence GTGACTGACGCGATCTCGAGGCGGCCGCCGGCCGGGCTGGCCATGCGCTCTCTGCTCAGGGCCGACGCGATCGTGCTGCTGCACAGCAGGGTCGCCACGGTGCTGGCCCTGGTGCTGCCCGTGGTGATCCTGGTGGCGACGAGCTTCGGCAAGAACAGCGGGCAGCGGCTCGGCGGACCGGCCCTGGTCATCGGCCTCGCGCTGACCCTCGGGCTGCTGACCTCGTGCCTTCTCGGCTACAGCCTCACCCTCGCGCACGACCGTGAGGTGGGCGTGCTGCAGCGGCTCCGGGTCACGCCCACGGCGACCTGGATGATCATGACGAGCCGCATCTCGGTGCAGGTCGTGACCAACCTCATCGCGTCGATCGTGGTGGTGATCGTCGGCGTCATTCTGCACGGGCTGACTCCATCCTTCGTGCAGTACCTCCTCACGATCGTCGTCGCCGCGCTCGGCGCCGCGGTGTTCCTCGCCATCGGACAAGCACTCGTCGGGCTCGTGAGCTCGTCGGGTGCGGTGAACGCCATCGGGCGCATCCTCTTCATCGTGCTCGTGCTGCTCGGCATCCTGGGGGGCACCGGCGTGCTCGGCGACGTGGTGAAGACCATCTCCCAGTGGTCGCCTGTCGGGGCGCTGATGACGCTGTTCTCCGACGTGATCGGCACGACGTCGTGGACCGGCCAGGACACGAACGCCCTGCTCGCCTGTCTCGGCTACATCGTCGTCTTCACGTTCATCGGGGTGCGCTGGTTCCGGTGGGAGACGCACTGA
- a CDS encoding ABC transporter ATP-binding protein — MSDANEPAAPVASEDATMVAALQVDDLTVAYGQQTAVDGVALRIERGEIFGLLGPNGAGKTSTLGAIEGLITPKSGTVTVDGIDARQHPLEVKSRLGVQLQSSSFQPELSIEQIATLYGGLYGVRLTSERIRSCLDEIGLGQERGKRFKQLSGGQQQRLALYIATIHDPMLALLDEPTSGLDPQSRRALWSRIEQMRKRGSSILLTTHSMEEAQAVCDRVAIIDHGVVLTVGTPSDLIAKHKDDPRVLAVAHGDVTLEDVFIGLTGSDIRD, encoded by the coding sequence ATGAGTGATGCGAACGAGCCCGCCGCACCCGTGGCGTCGGAAGACGCGACGATGGTCGCCGCGCTGCAGGTCGACGACCTGACGGTCGCCTACGGTCAGCAGACGGCGGTGGACGGGGTCGCGCTGCGTATCGAGCGCGGCGAGATCTTCGGCCTGCTCGGACCGAACGGCGCAGGCAAGACCAGCACGCTCGGCGCCATAGAAGGCCTGATCACGCCCAAATCGGGCACGGTGACCGTCGACGGGATCGATGCCAGGCAGCATCCGCTCGAGGTGAAGAGCCGCCTCGGCGTGCAGCTGCAGTCCTCGAGCTTCCAGCCTGAGCTGAGCATCGAGCAGATCGCCACCCTGTACGGCGGGCTGTACGGTGTGCGGCTGACGAGCGAGCGGATCCGTTCCTGCCTCGACGAGATCGGCCTCGGTCAGGAGCGCGGCAAGCGGTTCAAGCAGTTGTCGGGCGGACAACAGCAACGTCTCGCGCTCTACATCGCGACGATCCACGATCCGATGCTGGCGCTGCTGGACGAGCCCACATCGGGCCTCGACCCGCAGTCGCGGCGCGCCCTGTGGTCGCGCATCGAGCAGATGCGCAAGCGCGGGAGCAGCATCCTGCTCACGACGCACTCCATGGAGGAGGCGCAGGCGGTGTGCGACAGGGTCGCGATCATCGACCACGGCGTGGTGCTCACCGTGGGGACTCCGAGCGACCTCATCGCCAAGCACAAGGACGACCCTCGTGTGCTCGCCGTCGCGCACGGCGACGTCACGCTCGAGGACGTGTTCATCGGACTGACGGGAAGTGACATCCGTGACTGA